One window of Candidatus Methylomirabilis tolerans genomic DNA carries:
- a CDS encoding phosphate ABC transporter substrate-binding protein PstS family protein yields MFRQKNGTKRKGYTFLLLLAEIVCSVLLWSALAVADVLKVDPALPTYKAVSGVSGNLSSVGSDTLNNLMTFWAETFNKYYPNVKIQIEGKGSSTAPPALISGTAQLGPMSRPMKGTEIDAFEKKFGYKPTGLRSAVDALAVFVHKDNPIKCLTIAQVDAIFSKSRRYGHKEDVKTWGQLGLTGDWANRPISLFGRNSASGTYGFFKEHALKNGDYKDELKEQPGSASVVQGVAVDRYAMGYSGIGYATPDVRAVPLSEKEGGACAEATADNAYSGKYPLSRFLFIYVNRAPDKHLDPLTREFARFLLSKDGQQAVIKDGYFPIPNSIAKEELSKAL; encoded by the coding sequence ATGTTCAGACAGAAGAACGGTACAAAGAGAAAAGGTTATACCTTTTTACTGCTGCTTGCGGAGATCGTGTGCTCGGTCTTGCTCTGGTCTGCACTCGCCGTGGCCGATGTCCTCAAGGTAGACCCGGCGCTCCCAACCTACAAGGCGGTCAGCGGTGTCTCGGGCAACCTGTCGAGTGTCGGATCGGATACCTTGAACAACCTGATGACGTTCTGGGCCGAAACGTTCAACAAGTATTACCCCAATGTGAAGATCCAGATCGAGGGGAAAGGTTCCTCTACGGCTCCACCGGCGCTGATCTCCGGCACCGCTCAGCTCGGCCCCATGTCCCGTCCCATGAAAGGGACCGAGATCGATGCCTTTGAAAAGAAGTTCGGCTACAAGCCGACGGGGCTCCGCAGTGCCGTGGATGCCCTGGCGGTGTTTGTGCATAAGGATAACCCGATCAAGTGTCTGACCATTGCGCAAGTGGACGCTATCTTTTCCAAGTCCAGGCGCTACGGTCACAAGGAAGACGTCAAAACCTGGGGGCAGCTCGGCTTGACCGGCGACTGGGCCAATCGCCCGATCAGTCTGTTTGGCCGAAACTCGGCCTCCGGCACGTACGGGTTCTTCAAGGAGCATGCGCTGAAGAACGGCGACTACAAAGATGAGTTGAAGGAACAGCCCGGCTCGGCCTCTGTCGTCCAGGGGGTGGCTGTTGATCGCTACGCCATGGGCTATAGTGGCATCGGCTACGCGACGCCTGACGTACGCGCTGTTCCGCTGAGCGAAAAAGAAGGCGGCGCGTGCGCTGAGGCCACAGCGGACAACGCCTATTCCGGGAAGTACCCACTGTCACGATTTCTGTTCATCTACGTCAATAGGGCGCCGGACAAGCACCTTGACCCTCTCACCCGTGAGTTCGCCAGGTTTTTACTCTCAAAGGATGGACAACAGGCCGTGATCAAGGACGGATACTTTCCAATCCCGAACTCCATCGCCAAGGAAGAGCTGAGCAAGGCGCTCTAA
- a CDS encoding ABC transporter permease subunit: MEDSTKVVAPGEPLQAARPVIVPRRKITRRLLLDRLARWIVTLGGAAIIVSILAILFVIAAGVYPLFRKPTAVLLGELATSLDSTPLAVGVDEYREIVYVVTASGVQFVSVKDGSVLPSNPLQGLRGATVVGTSGLGRGPLLLGLSDGRAIPVEVGFSVTFPDGKRRVESELTAVDPIAVDPEQHPLTRLAYASTPNGPMTAAAIGPKALILVTVKETKALIGPTTKEESRQRLTLPIEGEITSLALDGRGEDLFVGTSFGQVIRVDLRDPNDPKVADIAAATTRPGIGVSMVGFLIGDRTLIVGDAMGGVGSWQLVRADGEGQRLVKVYDFLAHTGPVVAFAPSRRDKGFVTADASGIIHIHYGTTGKTLLTLKAADVGLNAVTFAPKVDGVITVNAKGGLSQWTVENPHPEISWGSLFGKLWYEGYPAPTYVWQSTGGTDDFEAKFSLTPLIFGTVKGTFYALLFAIPLALLGALYASQFMHPTLKGIVKPTVEIMAALPSVVLGFLAGLWLAPFVEKVVPGLFLMPIITTLLILIAIFCWRFVPISVRSRVKAGTEVALLIPIVILGGWISFQLGGTIERLLLSGDYRGWLLSVLGLTYDQRNSLVVGIAMGFAVIPIIFTIAEDSLSSVPQHLVAGSLALGATRWQTALRVVLPTASPGIFSAIMIGFGRAVGETMIVLMATGNTPVMDWSIFNGFRALSANIAVELPEAPDGGTLFRILFLAALLLFVMTFIVNTLAELVRLKLRQRYRSL, encoded by the coding sequence ATGGAGGACAGCACAAAGGTTGTTGCACCGGGCGAGCCGTTACAAGCGGCTCGCCCGGTTATCGTCCCGCGCCGCAAGATCACGCGGCGCCTCCTGCTGGATCGCCTCGCCCGTTGGATCGTGACGCTCGGGGGGGCGGCGATCATCGTCTCTATTCTGGCCATCCTGTTCGTCATTGCCGCCGGGGTCTACCCCCTCTTCAGGAAGCCCACAGCGGTGCTGCTGGGAGAGCTCGCCACGAGCCTCGATTCGACCCCGCTGGCAGTCGGGGTGGATGAATACCGTGAGATCGTCTACGTGGTTACAGCCTCCGGCGTGCAGTTCGTGTCCGTCAAGGACGGCAGCGTGCTGCCATCTAATCCGCTGCAGGGACTGCGCGGCGCCACGGTCGTCGGGACATCGGGCTTGGGACGAGGTCCGCTCTTGCTGGGACTCTCGGATGGGCGCGCGATCCCCGTAGAGGTCGGGTTCTCGGTCACCTTCCCGGATGGAAAGCGCCGTGTCGAATCCGAGCTGACGGCTGTCGATCCAATTGCAGTTGATCCGGAGCAACATCCACTGACGCGGCTCGCCTACGCCTCTACCCCCAACGGGCCTATGACAGCGGCTGCCATCGGTCCAAAGGCTCTCATTCTCGTCACTGTCAAAGAGACGAAGGCCCTGATTGGTCCAACCACGAAGGAAGAGTCGCGCCAACGCCTCACTCTGCCAATCGAGGGGGAGATCACTTCGCTGGCCCTCGATGGTCGCGGCGAGGATCTGTTCGTCGGAACATCGTTCGGCCAAGTCATCAGGGTAGACCTCCGAGACCCGAACGATCCGAAGGTTGCCGACATTGCCGCTGCCACGACCCGACCCGGAATCGGCGTGAGTATGGTGGGATTCCTGATCGGAGACCGCACGCTAATCGTGGGTGATGCGATGGGCGGCGTCGGCTCGTGGCAACTCGTACGAGCGGATGGCGAAGGGCAGCGCCTGGTGAAGGTCTATGACTTTCTGGCTCACACGGGGCCCGTCGTCGCCTTCGCCCCGTCCCGTCGCGATAAGGGGTTTGTGACGGCGGACGCCTCCGGCATCATCCACATCCACTATGGCACCACGGGGAAGACCTTACTGACGCTCAAGGCTGCAGATGTGGGACTGAACGCGGTCACCTTCGCCCCTAAAGTCGACGGCGTCATAACAGTGAATGCGAAGGGGGGCCTCTCACAGTGGACCGTAGAGAACCCCCACCCGGAGATCAGTTGGGGGAGCCTATTCGGCAAGCTCTGGTACGAGGGGTACCCCGCACCGACCTATGTCTGGCAGTCCACCGGAGGGACCGACGACTTTGAGGCAAAGTTCAGCCTCACCCCGCTCATCTTTGGAACGGTCAAAGGGACATTCTACGCCCTGCTCTTCGCGATCCCGCTGGCGCTCCTGGGCGCCCTGTACGCCTCCCAGTTCATGCACCCGACGCTCAAGGGGATCGTGAAGCCAACCGTAGAGATTATGGCTGCGCTTCCGAGCGTCGTCCTGGGATTCCTGGCAGGCCTTTGGCTTGCGCCCTTTGTCGAAAAGGTCGTTCCCGGCCTCTTCCTCATGCCGATCATAACCACACTCCTCATCCTGATCGCAATCTTCTGCTGGCGATTCGTTCCCATTAGCGTCCGCAGCCGGGTCAAGGCGGGCACCGAGGTCGCCCTGCTTATCCCGATCGTCATCCTCGGAGGCTGGATCTCCTTTCAGCTCGGTGGAACAATCGAGCGCCTGTTGCTGTCAGGTGACTATCGAGGCTGGCTCCTGAGTGTTCTTGGGCTCACCTATGATCAACGAAACTCCCTGGTGGTTGGCATCGCCATGGGCTTCGCCGTCATCCCGATTATCTTTACCATTGCTGAGGATTCGCTCTCCAGCGTGCCTCAACACCTTGTGGCCGGTTCGCTCGCGCTTGGCGCCACCCGGTGGCAGACCGCACTGAGGGTTGTCCTGCCGACGGCGAGCCCTGGGATCTTCTCCGCTATTATGATCGGCTTCGGGCGGGCGGTGGGCGAGACGATGATCGTCCTGATGGCCACGGGGAATACGCCGGTGATGGACTGGAGTATCTTCAACGGCTTTCGGGCTCTCTCGGCCAACATCGCCGTGGAGCTCCCTGAGGCGCCTGATGGCGGGACACTCTTCCGGATCCTCTTCCTGGCAGCCCTCCTGCTCTTCGTGATGACATTCATTGTGAACACCCTGGCCGAATTGGTCCGCCTGAAGCTCCGGCAGAGGTATCGCTCCCTATGA
- the pstA gene encoding phosphate ABC transporter permease PstA, producing the protein MTRFWKSGDPFIWLTGGALALNLLLVAGLVLLVLLNGLGFFWPSAIVHLTLSDGKELLGQVMQREVIPQPDAPPGTAARHRIQVKVGNRDLYGADFVWVEEAMIARRDVPAQAVLIERREWGNLYGFLKEVRDDERAVTSGPEAAWSTLQAILPGATSTFQEIRRIEKKEIGAINAAQEKIRLTLKKLQLSGQEAGSKTARLDQEMEGWAAKYREQEARLATLRQASRQTLIVSVMGGQDTELPLQQIVRIVRPNSMGVWSKSGIYLSRLWEFISGDPRESNTEGGVFPAIFGTVMMVMIMSLLVAPLGVLTAFYLREYAKQGVLVSTVRIAVNNLAGVPSIVFGVFGLGFFIYLVGGSIDRLFYPEALPTPTFGTGGILWASLTLALMTVPVVIVATEEGLAAIPPGMREASLALGATKFETTWRVVLPAVMPSILTGLILAMARAVGEVAPLMITGVVKLAPSLPIDSVWPFLHLDRKFMHLGFHIYDVGFQSPNVDAARPMVYTTALLLLLVVLVLNLATILIRNRLRKKYASSAF; encoded by the coding sequence ATGACGCGATTCTGGAAGAGCGGCGATCCATTCATCTGGCTTACGGGAGGGGCATTAGCCCTCAACCTTCTCCTGGTGGCCGGACTCGTCCTCCTGGTGCTGCTCAACGGGCTGGGCTTCTTTTGGCCGTCGGCGATTGTGCATCTGACGCTGTCAGACGGCAAGGAGCTATTAGGCCAGGTGATGCAACGGGAGGTGATCCCGCAACCGGACGCACCCCCAGGAACCGCCGCGCGCCACCGGATTCAGGTCAAGGTCGGTAATCGCGACCTGTACGGCGCCGACTTTGTCTGGGTCGAGGAGGCCATGATCGCTCGCCGCGACGTCCCTGCGCAGGCTGTCCTCATCGAGCGACGGGAGTGGGGCAATCTGTACGGCTTTCTCAAAGAGGTTCGGGATGATGAGCGGGCCGTGACTTCCGGACCTGAGGCAGCCTGGAGTACTCTTCAGGCCATCCTCCCGGGCGCAACCTCGACGTTTCAGGAGATCAGGCGTATCGAAAAGAAGGAGATCGGGGCGATCAATGCTGCTCAGGAGAAAATCCGCCTGACGCTCAAGAAGCTCCAACTCTCGGGGCAAGAGGCAGGTTCAAAAACAGCACGGCTCGACCAGGAGATGGAGGGTTGGGCGGCCAAGTATCGCGAGCAGGAAGCAAGACTCGCCACGTTGCGCCAGGCCTCCCGACAGACGCTCATCGTCTCGGTCATGGGCGGCCAGGACACGGAGCTACCGCTTCAGCAGATCGTCCGAATCGTCCGCCCAAACTCGATGGGGGTGTGGTCCAAGAGCGGCATCTATCTATCCAGGCTCTGGGAGTTCATCTCCGGCGATCCCAGGGAGTCGAACACCGAGGGTGGCGTCTTCCCCGCCATATTCGGTACGGTGATGATGGTGATGATCATGAGCCTCCTCGTCGCACCGCTGGGTGTACTGACCGCATTCTACCTTCGGGAGTACGCGAAGCAGGGGGTATTAGTCAGTACGGTCAGGATCGCCGTCAATAATCTGGCCGGCGTCCCGTCTATCGTCTTTGGGGTCTTTGGTCTCGGCTTTTTCATCTACCTTGTCGGGGGAAGCATCGACCGGCTCTTCTATCCCGAAGCGCTCCCGACTCCGACCTTCGGAACAGGGGGAATCTTGTGGGCCTCGTTGACCCTTGCCCTTATGACGGTCCCAGTCGTCATCGTGGCCACGGAGGAGGGGCTGGCAGCTATCCCGCCCGGGATGCGTGAGGCCTCGCTGGCCCTGGGCGCTACGAAGTTCGAGACGACCTGGCGGGTCGTCCTGCCGGCGGTTATGCCCTCAATCCTCACGGGACTCATCCTGGCCATGGCCCGTGCGGTCGGGGAGGTCGCGCCGCTCATGATCACCGGAGTGGTCAAGCTCGCCCCGTCCCTTCCGATCGATAGCGTCTGGCCGTTCCTCCATCTGGATCGGAAATTCATGCACCTGGGCTTCCATATTTACGACGTCGGGTTTCAATCGCCTAATGTGGACGCCGCCCGGCCGATGGTTTACACCACCGCGCTCCTCCTGCTCCTGGTCGTCCTGGTCTTGAACCTGGCAACGATCCTGATCAGGAACCGTCTGCGAAAGAAATATGCGTCTTCAGCGTTCTAG
- the pstB gene encoding phosphate ABC transporter ATP-binding protein PstB, with amino-acid sequence MIEIRKLTLKYGEKLALQDISLDIPKHQVTAFIGPSGCGKTTLLRCLNRMNDLIDGVTVSGTIRIGGLDIHDPALEITELRKRVGMVFQKSNPFPKTIYDNVAYGPRILGVRGQSTLAEIVERSLQAAALWNEVQDRLHSSALSLSGGQQQRLCIARAIAVEPEVLLMDEPCSALDPIATAKIEELMADLKQQYTIVIVTHNMQQAARVSDYTAFLYLGQLIEYDLTRQLFVKPSRQQTEDYITGRFG; translated from the coding sequence ATGATCGAAATCAGGAAGTTGACCCTCAAGTACGGGGAGAAGCTCGCCCTCCAGGATATCAGCCTCGACATCCCCAAGCATCAGGTCACGGCCTTTATCGGACCGTCGGGGTGCGGAAAGACAACGCTCCTGCGATGTCTCAACCGCATGAACGACCTCATCGATGGGGTGACAGTCAGCGGGACCATCAGGATCGGCGGGCTCGATATCCATGACCCAGCCCTGGAAATCACGGAACTTCGTAAGCGAGTCGGCATGGTGTTCCAGAAATCGAACCCCTTCCCGAAGACGATTTATGATAACGTCGCCTATGGGCCAAGGATCCTCGGTGTCCGCGGACAGTCGACGTTGGCCGAGATCGTGGAAAGGAGTCTGCAGGCCGCCGCCCTCTGGAACGAGGTCCAGGATCGCCTGCACAGCAGCGCGCTCAGCCTGTCAGGGGGGCAACAGCAGCGGCTGTGCATCGCCAGGGCTATTGCTGTCGAACCGGAGGTCCTGCTTATGGACGAACCCTGCTCCGCGCTTGACCCGATCGCCACGGCCAAGATCGAGGAACTGATGGCCGACCTGAAGCAACAGTATACGATCGTGATCGTCACCCATAATATGCAACAGGCGGCCCGGGTCTCCGATTACACCGCCTTCCTGTACCTCGGCCAGTTGATTGAGTACGATCTGACCAGGCAACTCTTCGTCAAACCCTCCAGGCAACAGACGGAGGACTACATTACAGGCCGGTTCGGCTAG
- a CDS encoding DUF47 family protein, translating to MPEEREFLSLIESAAHNLLETARFLQTMFEDYTDPAEKWRKIREAEHEGDAITHRIMKRLNQTFIPFFDRENLHALASAIDDVVDFIEATASRMVLYKIEQPTPESREMVTLIMASAEQVAKAVSQLPRFDTVQEICVEINRLENAADDLFRRVIARLFESDLPVLELTKWKEIYESLEGVTDRCEDVANVVETIALKHS from the coding sequence ATGCCGGAGGAGCGCGAGTTTCTGAGCCTGATCGAATCCGCCGCACACAACCTTCTCGAGACTGCGAGGTTCCTGCAGACCATGTTCGAAGACTACACCGATCCCGCGGAGAAGTGGCGGAAGATCAGGGAGGCTGAACACGAGGGTGATGCCATCACCCACCGCATCATGAAGCGACTGAACCAGACTTTTATCCCCTTCTTCGACCGGGAAAACCTTCACGCACTGGCATCGGCCATCGACGATGTTGTGGACTTCATCGAAGCCACGGCCTCCAGGATGGTACTCTACAAAATCGAACAGCCCACACCGGAATCCCGTGAGATGGTCACCCTCATTATGGCATCGGCGGAGCAGGTCGCGAAGGCCGTCAGCCAACTGCCGCGGTTCGACACTGTGCAAGAGATCTGCGTGGAGATCAACCGGCTGGAAAATGCCGCTGATGACCTCTTTCGCCGAGTGATTGCCCGCCTGTTTGAGAGTGATCTTCCGGTTCTCGAACTGACCAAATGGAAAGAGATCTACGAATCACTCGAAGGTGTAACCGACCGATGTGAGGATGTTGCGAACGTCGTCGAGACGATCGCTCTCAAGCATTCGTAA